Proteins from a genomic interval of Ralstonia wenshanensis:
- a CDS encoding PhzF family phenazine biosynthesis protein, which yields MSRYAFRLLNVFAESTFGGNQLAVFEDGRGLDDATMQAIGRQFNLSEITFIFPDDTDGATARFRIFTPDYEMPFAGHPSLGTAQVVRELYGPGNELTLRCQSGIVSLTAQDEGWSLVPPRSGALNTREADPAIAQMLGLDADALAGPPLWVDAGIEQLMVPVKTRAHVERARPDPSAFDAWPRSRNDGRNAYVFTMPAPGSNDPVVSRFFFEYGTGLWEDPGTGSACANLGGWLRSTGHALPASYRIEQGAAVGRPCHLTLRVDADGTIHVGGRVIEIGRGTLTI from the coding sequence ATGTCGCGCTACGCCTTCCGCCTGCTCAACGTCTTTGCCGAATCCACGTTCGGCGGCAACCAGCTCGCCGTCTTCGAAGACGGACGGGGCCTGGACGACGCCACCATGCAGGCCATCGGACGCCAGTTCAACCTGTCCGAGATCACGTTCATTTTTCCCGACGACACGGATGGCGCCACGGCGCGTTTCCGCATCTTCACGCCCGATTACGAGATGCCGTTTGCCGGCCACCCGTCGCTGGGCACCGCGCAAGTGGTGCGCGAGCTGTATGGCCCGGGCAATGAACTGACGCTGCGTTGCCAGTCGGGCATCGTGTCATTGACGGCGCAGGACGAGGGGTGGTCGCTGGTGCCGCCGCGCTCCGGCGCGCTGAATACGCGCGAAGCCGATCCGGCCATCGCCCAGATGCTCGGGTTGGACGCCGATGCGCTGGCGGGGCCGCCGCTGTGGGTTGATGCAGGGATCGAGCAACTGATGGTGCCGGTCAAGACGCGCGCGCATGTGGAGCGCGCCCGGCCCGATCCGTCCGCCTTCGATGCGTGGCCGCGCAGCCGCAACGACGGGCGCAACGCGTACGTCTTCACCATGCCGGCGCCTGGTAGCAACGATCCGGTGGTCTCGCGTTTCTTCTTCGAATACGGCACCGGCCTGTGGGAAGACCCGGGCACCGGCTCGGCGTGTGCCAACCTGGGCGGCTGGCTGCGGTCGACCGGCCATGCTTTGCCGGCCAGCTACCGCATCGAGCAGGGCGCTGCAGTGGGGCGACCCTGCCACCTCACGCTGCGTGTGGATGCCGACGGCACGATCCACGTGGGTGGCCGCGTGATCGAAATCGGCCGCGGCACGTTGACGATTTAA
- a CDS encoding alpha/beta fold hydrolase encodes MQTITTQDGTRIFYKDWGSGKPVVFSHGWPLNADAWDAQMLFLVQKGFRVIAHDRRGHGRSDQPSQGNDMDTYADDLAALLDALDIQGATLVGHSTGGGEVAHYIGRHGTKRVARAVLIGAVPPIMLKTAANPKGLPMDVFDGIRKGVAENRSQFYRDLATPFFGFNRPGAKVSQGTIDAFWAQGMTGGIHGQFLCIKEFSEVDYTEDLKKIDVPVLFLHGDDDQIVPIDNSARLGVELVKNGTLKVYPGGPHGMCVTEADKVNADLLAFLST; translated from the coding sequence ATGCAAACGATTACCACCCAAGACGGTACGCGCATCTTTTACAAGGACTGGGGCAGCGGCAAGCCCGTCGTCTTCTCGCACGGCTGGCCGCTCAATGCCGACGCGTGGGACGCGCAGATGCTGTTCCTCGTGCAAAAGGGCTTTCGTGTCATCGCGCATGACCGGCGCGGCCATGGCCGTTCCGACCAGCCGTCGCAGGGCAACGACATGGACACCTATGCCGACGACCTCGCAGCGCTGCTCGATGCGCTCGACATCCAGGGGGCCACGCTGGTCGGCCATTCCACCGGTGGCGGCGAAGTCGCGCACTACATCGGCCGCCATGGCACCAAGCGCGTCGCCCGCGCCGTGCTGATCGGCGCGGTGCCGCCCATCATGCTCAAGACGGCCGCCAACCCGAAGGGCTTGCCGATGGACGTGTTCGACGGCATTCGCAAGGGTGTGGCGGAGAACCGCTCGCAGTTCTACCGCGATCTCGCCACGCCGTTCTTCGGCTTCAACCGGCCGGGTGCGAAGGTTTCGCAGGGCACCATCGATGCGTTCTGGGCGCAGGGCATGACCGGCGGCATTCACGGCCAGTTCCTGTGCATCAAGGAGTTCTCGGAGGTCGACTACACCGAAGACCTGAAGAAGATCGACGTGCCGGTGCTGTTCCTGCATGGCGACGACGACCAGATCGTGCCGATCGACAATTCGGCCAGGCTGGGCGTGGAGCTGGTGAAGAACGGGACGCTGAAGGTCTATCCGGGCGGCCCGCACGGCATGTGCGTGACCGAGGCGGACAAGGTCAACGCGGACCTGCTGGCCTTCCTCAGCACCTGA
- a CDS encoding amidohydrolase has translation MTADLILHNGRIHTVDRERPSASAVAVRDGRFVAVGDDATVMAQRGASTQVIDLRGRTVIPGLNDSHLHLIRGGLNYNLELRWEGVPSLADAMRMLKEQAARTPSPQWVRVVGGWTEFQFAERRMPTLEELNQAAPDTPVFVLHLYDRALLNRAALRQVGYTKDTPNPPGGEIQRDASGEPTGMLIAKPNAMILYATLAKGPKLPPEYQVNSTRQFMRELNRLGVTSAIDAGGGFQNYPEDYEVIRELSAQNQLTIRIAYNLFTQKPKEELADFKNWTGSVQYRQGDDFFRHNGAGEMLVFSAADFEDFLQPRPDLPETMEQELETVVRHLVAQRWPFRLHATYDESISRMLDVFERVNRDIPFNGLPWFFDHAETISPKNIERVRALGGGIAIQDRMAFQGEYFVDRYGAAAAEQTPPIKRMLAEGVPVGAGTDATRVSSYNPWTSLYWLASGRTVGGMALYPEGLPREVALELYTHGSAWFSADQGNKGQIKVGQLADLAALSADFFSVPESDIKTIESVLTVVGGRIVYGAAEFAEFGPPPIPVLPEWSPVARVPGHWRPAAPMQQQVHQCVGSCSVHGHAHQKARTANVPTTDFRSFWGAFGCSCFAF, from the coding sequence ATGACCGCCGACCTCATCCTGCACAACGGCCGCATCCACACGGTCGACCGCGAACGCCCCTCCGCCAGCGCCGTTGCCGTGCGTGACGGCCGCTTTGTTGCCGTGGGCGACGATGCCACCGTGATGGCCCAGCGCGGCGCCTCCACCCAGGTCATCGACCTGCGCGGGCGCACCGTCATTCCCGGCCTGAACGATTCGCACCTGCACCTGATCCGGGGCGGGCTGAACTACAACCTGGAGCTGCGCTGGGAAGGCGTGCCCTCCCTGGCCGACGCGATGCGCATGCTCAAGGAGCAGGCCGCGCGCACGCCATCGCCGCAATGGGTGCGCGTGGTCGGCGGCTGGACGGAATTCCAGTTTGCCGAGCGCCGCATGCCCACGCTCGAAGAGCTGAACCAGGCCGCGCCCGATACGCCCGTGTTCGTGCTGCACCTGTACGACCGCGCGCTGCTCAACCGCGCGGCGCTGCGCCAGGTGGGCTACACCAAGGACACGCCGAACCCGCCGGGCGGCGAGATCCAGCGCGACGCCTCCGGCGAGCCCACCGGCATGTTGATCGCCAAACCCAACGCGATGATCCTCTACGCGACGCTCGCCAAGGGGCCGAAGCTGCCGCCGGAATACCAGGTCAACTCCACACGCCAGTTCATGCGCGAGCTGAACCGCCTGGGCGTGACGAGCGCCATCGACGCGGGCGGCGGCTTCCAGAACTACCCTGAAGACTACGAGGTCATCCGCGAGCTGTCGGCGCAGAACCAGCTCACCATCCGCATCGCCTACAACCTCTTCACGCAGAAGCCGAAAGAGGAGCTGGCCGACTTCAAGAACTGGACCGGCAGTGTGCAATACCGCCAAGGCGATGATTTCTTCCGCCACAACGGCGCGGGCGAAATGCTGGTCTTCTCCGCGGCCGACTTCGAAGACTTCCTGCAACCGCGCCCCGACCTGCCCGAGACGATGGAGCAGGAACTGGAAACCGTGGTGCGCCACCTCGTCGCGCAGCGCTGGCCTTTCCGGCTGCACGCCACCTACGACGAATCGATCTCGCGCATGCTCGACGTGTTCGAGCGCGTGAACCGCGACATTCCCTTCAACGGCCTGCCGTGGTTCTTCGACCACGCGGAGACCATTTCGCCGAAGAACATCGAGCGCGTGCGCGCACTCGGCGGCGGCATCGCCATCCAGGACCGCATGGCCTTCCAGGGCGAGTACTTTGTCGACCGCTACGGCGCAGCCGCTGCCGAACAGACGCCACCCATCAAGCGCATGCTGGCCGAAGGCGTGCCGGTGGGCGCTGGCACCGATGCCACGCGCGTGTCGAGCTACAACCCGTGGACGTCGCTGTACTGGCTGGCGAGCGGGCGCACCGTGGGCGGCATGGCGCTGTATCCGGAAGGGCTGCCGCGCGAAGTGGCGCTCGAGCTGTATACGCACGGCAGCGCGTGGTTCTCGGCAGACCAGGGCAACAAGGGGCAGATCAAGGTCGGGCAACTCGCCGATCTGGCAGCGTTGTCGGCGGATTTCTTCAGCGTGCCCGAGTCCGATATCAAGACCATCGAATCGGTGCTGACGGTGGTGGGCGGTCGCATCGTCTACGGCGCGGCGGAGTTTGCCGAATTCGGCCCGCCGCCGATTCCGGTGCTGCCGGAGTGGTCGCCCGTGGCGCGCGTGCCGGGACACTGGCGGCCGGCTGCGCCGATGCAGCAGCAGGTGCATCAGTGCGTTGGCTCGTGTTCGGTGCACGGCCATGCGCATCAGAAAGCGCGCACGGCCAATGTGCCGACCACCGACTTCCGCAGCTTCTGGGGCGCCTTCGGGTGTTCGTGCTTTGCCTTCTGA
- a CDS encoding DoxX family protein, whose amino-acid sequence MTRLSLDPSHAAAPADTALHVGLLFLRLTGSALLITVHGLPKVLHYSQELTRIEDPFHMGAAPTLLLAILSETLCPLLIALGVLTRLACLPIVATLLVAMLVVHPGWSLADGQFGWMLLIIFTTVLIAGPGRFSIFPKY is encoded by the coding sequence ATGACACGCCTGTCGCTCGACCCCTCGCACGCTGCGGCCCCTGCCGATACCGCCCTGCATGTTGGCCTGCTGTTCCTGCGCCTGACCGGCAGCGCCCTGCTGATTACCGTGCATGGGCTGCCCAAGGTGCTGCACTACAGCCAGGAACTCACGCGCATTGAAGACCCGTTCCACATGGGCGCCGCGCCCACGCTGCTGCTGGCAATCCTGTCAGAAACGCTGTGTCCGCTGCTGATTGCGCTTGGCGTGCTCACGCGCCTGGCGTGCCTGCCCATCGTCGCCACGTTGCTGGTGGCCATGCTGGTAGTGCATCCTGGCTGGTCGCTTGCCGATGGACAGTTCGGATGGATGCTGCTGATCATCTTCACCACCGTCCTGATTGCCGGACCCGGACGCTTTTCGATCTTTCCCAAATACTGA
- a CDS encoding XapX domain-containing protein, whose product MKPYLISIGVGMLVGVIYALLHVRSPAPPAIALVGLLGMLIGEQIVPAAQRLLAGEPITMAWFRHECVPKITGAPAQAAPEAPPTNLAASGEPGSTKPRNPS is encoded by the coding sequence GTGAAGCCCTATCTCATCTCCATCGGCGTCGGCATGCTGGTCGGCGTCATCTATGCGTTGTTGCACGTCCGCTCACCGGCGCCACCGGCGATCGCACTGGTCGGGCTGTTGGGCATGCTGATCGGCGAACAGATCGTGCCGGCCGCGCAGCGCCTGCTGGCCGGCGAGCCGATCACCATGGCGTGGTTCCGCCACGAGTGCGTGCCGAAAATCACGGGCGCGCCGGCCCAGGCGGCACCCGAGGCACCGCCGACAAACCTTGCTGCCAGCGGTGAGCCCGGCAGCACCAAGCCGCGCAATCCAAGCTGA
- a CDS encoding DUF1254 domain-containing protein, whose product MTHCPAPARPLTKLAAVALSVAASALTLGLTGCSTQNAATTAPIEQRLPQPNEALVRSAYVYAFPLMMTDALLQTTSALAPAGTFMHQRTLEDETLPTGVRARVDVLASSAFVDLRNGPVVLSLPDAGRRHVWVALHDGWNDVFESLGNRTTGARAAHYAITPPGWDGTLPTGVKQIAAPTSLVWVVARTPVAGPRDLSAARRIQDRYRITPLEAFGKTTPREAEAGAKVNADKATDLDVSLDAARRRVTALDANSYFTRFAELLKDNPPHAADSTMLQSLRDLGIVPGAPFDAKAVSAANLKVMDAGVAAARETLALAVKQPPVTQNGWFIPRMVGAYGLDYAQRAIVAWNGGGTDLPQDMLIATATTDANGMALDSTHRYVLHFERNQLPPENAGWAVAALSTVGQPRHASERRGLRSVLSEADRPRLNRDGSLDILIQRAPPNGMRNNWLPPPTGPFLLRMQLTWPKEAALDASWLPPALQRRDTAIQ is encoded by the coding sequence ATGACGCACTGCCCTGCGCCCGCGCGCCCGCTTACCAAGCTGGCGGCTGTGGCGCTGAGCGTGGCGGCCTCGGCGCTTACCCTGGGCCTGACCGGCTGCTCCACCCAAAACGCCGCGACCACGGCACCGATCGAACAACGTCTGCCGCAACCGAACGAAGCGCTCGTGCGCTCGGCCTATGTCTACGCGTTTCCGTTGATGATGACCGACGCGCTGCTGCAGACGACGTCTGCGCTGGCGCCTGCCGGCACGTTCATGCATCAGCGCACGCTGGAAGACGAAACCCTGCCGACCGGCGTGCGCGCCCGCGTAGACGTGCTCGCGAGCAGCGCGTTCGTCGATTTGCGTAACGGCCCGGTCGTCCTGAGCCTGCCCGACGCCGGGCGCCGGCACGTCTGGGTGGCACTGCACGACGGGTGGAACGACGTGTTCGAATCGCTCGGCAACCGCACCACCGGGGCGCGTGCCGCGCACTACGCCATCACGCCGCCGGGTTGGGACGGCACGCTGCCCACGGGCGTCAAGCAGATTGCCGCGCCGACCAGCCTCGTCTGGGTGGTGGCACGGACGCCGGTGGCCGGACCGCGCGACCTGAGCGCCGCACGCCGCATACAGGACCGCTACCGCATCACCCCGCTGGAGGCCTTCGGCAAGACCACCCCGCGCGAGGCCGAAGCCGGGGCAAAGGTGAACGCGGACAAGGCCACCGACCTCGACGTCAGCCTGGATGCCGCGCGCCGCCGCGTCACCGCGCTGGACGCCAATAGCTACTTCACGCGCTTTGCCGAGCTGCTGAAGGACAATCCGCCGCACGCGGCCGATTCGACGATGCTGCAATCGTTGCGTGATCTGGGCATCGTGCCCGGTGCGCCGTTCGACGCCAAAGCTGTAAGCGCCGCCAACCTGAAGGTGATGGACGCCGGCGTGGCAGCCGCACGCGAGACGCTGGCGCTCGCCGTCAAGCAGCCGCCCGTCACGCAGAACGGCTGGTTCATCCCGCGCATGGTCGGCGCCTACGGGCTGGATTACGCCCAGCGTGCCATCGTGGCGTGGAACGGTGGCGGCACCGACCTGCCGCAGGACATGCTTATCGCCACCGCCACGACCGACGCCAACGGCATGGCGCTGGACAGCACGCACCGCTACGTACTGCATTTCGAGCGCAACCAGCTCCCGCCCGAAAATGCCGGCTGGGCTGTCGCCGCCCTGTCGACTGTCGGGCAGCCCCGCCATGCGTCCGAACGCCGGGGCCTGCGCAGCGTGCTGAGCGAAGCAGATCGCCCGCGCCTGAACCGCGATGGCTCGCTCGACATCCTGATCCAGCGGGCTCCGCCCAACGGCATGCGCAACAATTGGCTGCCACCGCCCACCGGCCCGTTCCTGCTGCGCATGCAGCTGACCTGGCCCAAGGAAGCGGCACTCGACGCATCGTGGCTGCCGCCTGCCCTGCAGCGGCGGGACACAGCCATCCAATAG
- a CDS encoding GNAT family N-acetyltransferase, which translates to MTDTLTIRRVGANEASACVDALADVLIDCVAGGASVSFMAPLSQDKARAFWRGVAAGVAKGERALLIAEDAAGAILGTVQLVLAQPENQPHRADVAKMLVHRRARRQGLAQRLMAAIEDEARAEGKTVLVLDTVTGGDAERLYARADWQRVGVVPNYALMPDGAFCGTTFFCKQLGAAD; encoded by the coding sequence ATGACCGACACCCTGACCATTCGGCGCGTGGGCGCCAACGAGGCAAGCGCGTGTGTGGATGCGCTGGCCGATGTGCTGATCGATTGCGTGGCAGGCGGCGCGTCCGTCAGCTTCATGGCGCCGCTGTCGCAAGACAAGGCGCGGGCATTCTGGCGCGGGGTGGCCGCCGGCGTGGCGAAGGGCGAGCGCGCGCTGCTGATTGCCGAAGATGCGGCCGGCGCCATCCTCGGCACCGTGCAGTTGGTGTTGGCGCAGCCGGAAAACCAGCCGCACCGCGCCGACGTCGCCAAGATGCTCGTACACCGCCGCGCCCGTCGGCAAGGCCTGGCGCAGCGGTTGATGGCGGCCATCGAAGACGAAGCGCGCGCCGAAGGCAAGACGGTGCTCGTGCTCGACACGGTGACGGGCGGCGATGCCGAACGGCTATACGCACGCGCCGACTGGCAGCGCGTGGGCGTGGTGCCCAACTACGCGCTGATGCCCGACGGCGCGTTCTGCGGGACGACGTTCTTCTGCAAGCAGTTGGGCGCCGCAGATTAA
- a CDS encoding hydrolase has translation MNPKLEVLTPQNCQLIFIDHQPQMAFGVQSIDRQVLKNNTVGLAKAAKIFNIPTTITTVESQSFSGYTYPELLDVFPDQPLLERTSMNSWDDQKVRDALAKNGRKKVVVSGLWTEVCNCTFALSAMHDADYEIYMVADASGGTSKEAHDYAMQRMVQAGVVPVTWQQVLLEWQRDWAHRDTYDAVMKLVKEHSGAYGMGVDYAYTMVHKAPQRTATPHEALAAVAAN, from the coding sequence ATGAATCCCAAGCTGGAAGTCCTCACCCCCCAGAACTGTCAACTGATCTTCATCGACCACCAGCCGCAAATGGCCTTCGGCGTGCAGTCGATCGATCGCCAGGTCCTGAAGAACAACACCGTTGGCCTTGCCAAGGCCGCGAAGATCTTCAACATCCCCACCACCATTACGACCGTCGAGTCGCAAAGCTTCTCCGGCTATACCTACCCGGAGCTGCTCGACGTGTTTCCGGATCAGCCACTGCTCGAACGCACCTCGATGAACTCCTGGGACGACCAGAAGGTGCGCGATGCCCTGGCAAAGAACGGCCGCAAGAAGGTGGTCGTCTCGGGCCTGTGGACGGAGGTGTGCAACTGCACCTTCGCGCTGTCGGCCATGCACGATGCCGACTACGAGATCTACATGGTTGCCGACGCCTCGGGCGGCACCTCAAAGGAGGCGCACGACTACGCCATGCAGCGCATGGTCCAGGCCGGCGTGGTGCCCGTGACGTGGCAACAGGTGCTGCTGGAATGGCAGCGTGACTGGGCCCACCGCGACACGTATGACGCCGTCATGAAGCTGGTGAAGGAACACTCCGGCGCCTACGGCATGGGCGTCGACTACGCCTACACGATGGTGCACAAGGCCCCGCAACGCACCGCGACGCCGCACGAGGCGCTGGCTGCCGTGGCTGCCAACTGA
- a CDS encoding LysR family transcriptional regulator — protein MDRFLSIEAFVRVAETRSFAEAARQLGVTNSVVTNRVQQLERFIEAPLFHRSTRHVRLSEVGETYYKQCAEAVCMLTDLTDQMRGLRATPAGKLRIRMLPGYALSHFAEPLARFGAQYPDIQLDVVVDDSVVDPIAEGFDVVFQIFPPINDSLIERRLFPLRRMFCATPAYVEEYGMPQQPADLLQHSLALYSGYPTRKRWEFSRNGETLPAMDLPEQVRSNSVHLLRDYALTSAGIACLPTLVISDDLVAGRLVPVLADYDLTPLHFSAVYPATQRQAVKVCALIDCLASHHAGELAWDKPLLERGWVR, from the coding sequence ATGGACCGTTTTCTCAGTATTGAAGCCTTCGTGCGCGTGGCGGAAACGCGCAGCTTTGCCGAGGCCGCCCGCCAGTTGGGCGTGACCAACTCGGTGGTCACCAACCGCGTGCAGCAACTGGAGCGCTTTATTGAAGCGCCGCTGTTTCACCGCAGCACGCGGCACGTGCGCTTGTCCGAAGTGGGCGAGACCTACTACAAGCAATGCGCCGAAGCCGTCTGCATGCTGACGGACCTCACCGACCAGATGCGCGGCCTGCGCGCCACGCCCGCCGGCAAATTGCGCATCCGCATGCTGCCGGGTTACGCGCTCAGCCATTTTGCCGAGCCGCTGGCGAGGTTCGGTGCGCAGTACCCCGATATCCAGCTCGACGTGGTGGTGGACGACAGCGTGGTCGACCCGATTGCCGAGGGGTTCGACGTGGTGTTCCAGATCTTCCCGCCCATCAACGATTCGCTGATCGAGCGGCGCCTGTTTCCGCTGCGGCGCATGTTCTGCGCCACACCCGCGTACGTGGAGGAATACGGCATGCCGCAGCAACCGGCCGATCTGCTGCAGCATTCGCTGGCGCTGTACTCCGGTTACCCGACGCGCAAACGCTGGGAGTTCTCGCGCAACGGCGAAACCCTTCCTGCGATGGACCTGCCCGAGCAGGTGCGCTCCAACTCCGTGCATCTGCTGCGCGACTACGCTCTCACCAGCGCCGGCATTGCGTGCCTGCCGACCCTCGTCATCAGCGACGATCTGGTTGCGGGCCGCCTCGTGCCGGTGCTGGCCGACTACGACCTCACACCGCTGCACTTCTCGGCCGTGTATCCGGCAACGCAGCGCCAGGCAGTCAAGGTGTGCGCACTGATCGATTGCCTTGCCAGCCACCACGCCGGCGAGCTGGCTTGGGACAAGCCCTTGCTCGAGCGCGGCTGGGTCCGCTGA
- a CDS encoding NAD(P)H-dependent flavin oxidoreductase yields the protein MPAAKHLPPALQHLTLPVIGSPMFIVSYPELVLAQCKAGIVGAFPALNARPAEVLDDWLTQMNEELAAYRTAHPHEVVGPIAVNQIVHHSNARLEQDVATCVKHKVPIFITSLRAPVKEILDAVHSYGGIVLHDVINLRHAEKALEAGVDGLILVAAGAGGHAGTLSPFALVGEVRRIFDGPIALSGAIATGDAILAAQAMGADLAYIGTRFIASQEAHAAESYKQAILRAAASDIVYTNLFTGVHGNYIRESIELAGLDPAALPEADKSKMNFGDGSSRAKAWKDIWGAGQGVGQIADLPPAAEIVARLKAEYDAAKLRLALHLRL from the coding sequence ATGCCCGCCGCCAAGCACCTGCCGCCCGCGCTGCAGCACCTGACGCTGCCCGTGATCGGTTCGCCGATGTTCATCGTCAGCTATCCGGAACTGGTGCTGGCGCAATGCAAGGCCGGCATCGTGGGGGCGTTTCCTGCGCTCAATGCGCGCCCGGCCGAAGTGCTGGACGACTGGCTCACGCAGATGAACGAGGAACTGGCGGCATACCGCACGGCGCATCCGCACGAGGTGGTCGGACCGATCGCCGTCAATCAGATCGTGCACCACTCAAACGCGCGGCTGGAGCAGGACGTGGCCACGTGCGTCAAGCACAAGGTGCCGATCTTCATCACCTCGTTGCGCGCGCCGGTCAAGGAGATCCTGGATGCCGTGCATAGCTATGGCGGCATCGTCCTGCACGATGTGATCAACCTGCGCCATGCCGAAAAGGCACTGGAAGCCGGCGTCGACGGGCTGATCCTGGTGGCCGCGGGTGCGGGCGGGCATGCCGGCACGCTGTCGCCCTTTGCGCTGGTGGGCGAGGTGCGGCGCATCTTCGACGGACCGATCGCGCTGTCGGGCGCCATTGCCACGGGCGATGCCATCCTGGCCGCGCAGGCCATGGGCGCCGACCTCGCCTATATCGGCACGCGCTTCATCGCCAGCCAGGAGGCCCACGCGGCGGAAAGCTACAAGCAAGCCATTTTGCGCGCGGCTGCATCGGACATCGTCTACACCAACCTTTTTACCGGCGTGCACGGCAACTACATCCGCGAGAGCATTGAACTGGCGGGCCTGGACCCGGCCGCCCTGCCGGAGGCCGACAAATCGAAGATGAACTTTGGCGACGGCAGCTCGCGCGCCAAAGCCTGGAAAGACATCTGGGGCGCAGGTCAGGGTGTCGGGCAGATCGCCGATCTGCCGCCCGCCGCCGAAATCGTGGCGCGCCTGAAGGCCGAATACGACGCGGCAAAGTTGCGCCTCGCGCTGCACCTGCGCCTCTAG
- a CDS encoding helix-turn-helix domain-containing protein — MDIHQRIAQRLRELRDAQGLSLEALAERSQVSRSAISLIERGQSSPTAAVLDRLSSALGVTLASLFEDSAAPAVEPSPVSRAAEQPEWTDPASGYVRRNLSPAARSPLQLVEVHFPPGERVAYDTGARDAEIHQQVWIIEGTMEMTVGNTHWRLNAGDCLTMRLDCPIVYHNPTRRPARYLVALTTVSAAHWRP, encoded by the coding sequence ATGGACATCCACCAACGTATCGCCCAGCGCCTGCGCGAACTGCGCGACGCCCAGGGCCTCTCGCTCGAGGCGCTGGCAGAACGCAGCCAGGTCAGCCGTTCGGCCATCTCCCTGATCGAACGCGGCCAGAGCAGCCCGACCGCAGCGGTGCTCGATCGGCTCAGTTCCGCGCTGGGCGTGACGCTTGCCTCGCTGTTCGAGGACAGTGCAGCGCCCGCCGTCGAGCCTTCGCCGGTATCACGCGCGGCGGAGCAGCCGGAGTGGACCGACCCCGCCTCCGGTTACGTGCGCCGCAACCTGTCGCCGGCGGCGCGTTCGCCCTTGCAGCTCGTCGAGGTGCACTTTCCCCCGGGCGAGCGCGTGGCCTACGACACCGGCGCGCGCGACGCCGAAATCCACCAGCAGGTGTGGATCATCGAAGGCACGATGGAAATGACCGTGGGCAACACACACTGGCGCCTCAATGCCGGCGATTGCCTGACCATGCGGCTGGACTGTCCGATCGTCTATCACAACCCCACGCGGCGGCCGGCCCGCTACCTCGTCGCGCTGACAACCGTATCCGCTGCCCACTGGAGGCCCTGA
- a CDS encoding 3-hydroxybutyryl-CoA dehydrogenase, which yields MAIQVVGIVGAGTMGNGIAQACAVVGLDVVMVDISDAAVQKGIATVAGSLDRLIKKEKLTEADKAAALARIQGSTSYDDLKRADLVIEAATENFDLKVKILKQLEAAAAPHAIVASNTSSISITKLAAVLQDASRFIGMHFFNPVPMMALVEVIRGLQTSDATHAAVEALAKQLGKTPITVKNSPGFVVNRILCPMINEAFCVLGEGLASPEEIDEGMKLGCNHPIGPLALADMIGLDTMLAVMEVLYTEFADPKYRPAMLMREMVAAGYLGRKTGRGVYDYRK from the coding sequence ATGGCAATTCAAGTCGTCGGCATCGTCGGTGCCGGAACAATGGGCAACGGCATTGCGCAAGCGTGCGCCGTCGTCGGGCTGGATGTGGTGATGGTGGACATCAGCGATGCCGCCGTGCAGAAAGGCATTGCCACCGTGGCAGGTAGCCTGGATCGCCTCATCAAGAAAGAAAAGCTGACCGAAGCCGACAAGGCCGCCGCGCTCGCCCGCATTCAGGGCTCGACGTCGTACGACGACCTCAAGCGCGCCGACCTCGTCATCGAGGCTGCCACCGAGAACTTCGACCTGAAGGTGAAGATCCTCAAGCAGCTCGAGGCTGCCGCAGCGCCGCACGCGATCGTGGCGTCGAACACCTCGTCGATCTCGATCACCAAGCTGGCTGCCGTGCTGCAAGACGCGAGCCGCTTCATCGGCATGCACTTCTTCAACCCGGTGCCGATGATGGCGTTGGTGGAAGTCATCCGCGGCCTGCAGACGAGCGATGCCACGCATGCGGCGGTGGAAGCGCTGGCCAAGCAACTGGGCAAGACGCCGATCACGGTCAAGAACAGCCCGGGCTTTGTCGTCAACCGCATCCTGTGCCCGATGATCAACGAGGCGTTCTGCGTGCTGGGCGAGGGCCTGGCCTCGCCGGAGGAAATCGACGAAGGCATGAAGCTCGGCTGCAACCACCCGATCGGGCCGCTGGCGCTGGCCGACATGATCGGCCTGGACACCATGCTCGCCGTGATGGAAGTGCTGTACACCGAGTTTGCCGACCCGAAATACCGCCCGGCCATGCTGATGCGCGAAATGGTGGCTGCCGGCTACCTGGGCCGCAAGACCGGCCGCGGCGTGTACGACTATCGGAAGTAA